The proteins below come from a single Asanoa ferruginea genomic window:
- the araB gene encoding ribulokinase — MADAYVVGVDFGTLSGRAVVVRVADGAELASAVHPYEHAVIEQRLPATGAPLPPDWALQLPADWVAVLRTAVPEAVAASGVDPADVVGIGTDFTACTVLPTTADGTPLCELAELHDRPHAYPKLWKHHSAQPHADRINALAAERGEAWLARYGGKISSEWEFAKALQVLEDDPEVYATMDRWVEAADWIIWQLCGRYVRNACTAGYKGIYQDGGYPSPEYLAALNPDFAGFVTDKLEHEIGQLGALAGGLSAQAAGWTGLPEGIAVAVGNVDAHVTAPAAQATEPGQMLMVMGTSTCHVMNSDQLGEVPGMCGVVDGGIVPGLYGYEAGQSGVGDIFAWHVDNFVPASYVEAAAARGIGIHEHLTELAAAQEVGAHGLVALDWHGGNRSVLVDHELSGVLVGTTLATRAEDVYRALLEATAFGTRTIVEAFETNGVGVTELVVAGGLLRNTFLMQLYSDVCRRPLSVIGSEQGPALGSAIHAAVAAGAYPDIHAAARAMGKVHRAVYVPDEERAAVYDALYAEYQRLHDYFGRGGNDVLHRLRAIRRTASKGEVA, encoded by the coding sequence ATGGCAGACGCATACGTCGTGGGGGTGGATTTCGGCACCCTCTCCGGCCGGGCGGTGGTCGTCCGGGTCGCGGACGGCGCCGAGCTGGCCAGCGCGGTCCATCCCTACGAGCACGCCGTCATCGAGCAGCGGCTGCCGGCAACCGGCGCACCGTTGCCACCGGACTGGGCGTTGCAGCTGCCGGCCGACTGGGTGGCCGTGTTGCGCACCGCCGTCCCGGAGGCGGTCGCGGCCAGCGGGGTCGACCCCGCCGACGTGGTCGGCATCGGCACCGACTTCACTGCCTGCACCGTGCTGCCGACCACGGCCGACGGCACGCCGCTGTGCGAGCTGGCGGAGCTCCACGACCGGCCGCACGCCTACCCGAAGCTCTGGAAGCACCACTCCGCGCAGCCGCACGCCGACCGGATCAACGCGCTGGCCGCGGAGCGCGGCGAGGCGTGGCTGGCCCGCTACGGCGGGAAGATCTCCAGCGAGTGGGAGTTCGCCAAGGCGCTCCAGGTGCTGGAGGACGACCCCGAGGTCTACGCGACGATGGACCGCTGGGTCGAGGCGGCCGACTGGATCATCTGGCAGCTCTGCGGCCGCTACGTGCGCAACGCCTGCACGGCCGGCTACAAGGGCATCTACCAGGACGGCGGCTACCCGTCGCCGGAGTATCTGGCAGCTCTCAACCCCGATTTCGCCGGCTTCGTGACCGACAAGCTGGAGCACGAGATCGGCCAGCTCGGCGCGCTCGCCGGCGGGCTGAGCGCGCAGGCCGCCGGGTGGACCGGGCTGCCCGAGGGCATCGCCGTCGCGGTGGGCAATGTGGACGCGCACGTCACCGCGCCGGCCGCACAGGCAACGGAACCCGGCCAGATGTTGATGGTGATGGGCACCTCGACCTGCCACGTGATGAACAGCGACCAGCTCGGCGAGGTGCCCGGCATGTGCGGGGTCGTCGACGGCGGCATCGTGCCCGGGCTCTACGGCTACGAGGCCGGCCAGAGCGGCGTCGGCGACATCTTCGCCTGGCACGTCGACAACTTCGTGCCGGCGTCCTATGTGGAGGCAGCGGCGGCCCGGGGCATCGGGATCCACGAGCACCTCACCGAACTGGCGGCGGCCCAGGAGGTCGGGGCGCACGGCCTGGTCGCGCTCGACTGGCACGGCGGCAACCGGTCGGTGCTGGTCGACCACGAGCTGTCCGGCGTGCTGGTCGGCACCACGCTGGCCACCCGGGCCGAAGACGTCTACCGCGCGCTGCTGGAGGCGACCGCCTTCGGCACCCGCACCATCGTCGAGGCGTTCGAGACCAACGGCGTCGGGGTGACCGAGCTGGTCGTCGCCGGCGGGCTGCTGCGCAACACGTTCCTGATGCAGCTCTACTCCGACGTCTGCCGCCGACCGCTTTCGGTGATCGGGTCCGAGCAGGGCCCGGCCCTCGGCTCCGCGATCCATGCCGCGGTCGCCGCGGGCGCCTATCCCGACATCCACGCCGCGGCGCGGGCGATGGGCAAGGTGCACCGCGCGGTCTACGTGCCTGACGAGGAGCGCGCCGCGGTCTACGACGCCCTCTACGCCGAATACCAGCGGCTGCACGACTACTTCGGCCGGGGCGGCAACGACGTGCTGCACCGGCTCCGGGCCATCCGCCGCACGGCTTCGAAGGGGGAGGTCGCATGA
- a CDS encoding L-ribulose-5-phosphate 4-epimerase: protein MTAPSQAARADRGLHRDQRAHVAALHTELVRYALVTWTAGNVSERVPGEDLFVIKGSGVSYDGLAWDGITVCDLHGDVVDGVRAPSSDTAAHAYVYRHLPAVNGVVHTHSPYATAWSARGEAIPCVLTAMADEFGGPIPVGPFALIGDDSIGQGIVETLAGQRSPAVLMRNHGVFTIGDSARAAVKAAVMCEDVARTVHLARQLGEPIPIDQAAIDSLYERYQNVYGQR from the coding sequence ATGACCGCGCCATCCCAGGCCGCCCGGGCCGACCGCGGCCTGCACCGCGACCAGCGCGCACACGTGGCCGCGCTGCACACCGAACTGGTCCGCTACGCGCTGGTCACCTGGACCGCTGGCAACGTCTCCGAGCGGGTGCCCGGCGAAGACCTGTTCGTCATCAAGGGCAGCGGCGTCTCCTACGACGGGCTGGCCTGGGACGGCATCACCGTGTGCGACCTGCACGGCGACGTCGTCGACGGGGTGCGAGCACCGTCCAGCGACACCGCCGCGCACGCCTACGTCTACCGGCACCTGCCGGCGGTCAACGGCGTCGTGCACACGCACAGCCCGTACGCGACCGCCTGGTCCGCCCGTGGCGAGGCGATCCCGTGCGTGCTCACCGCGATGGCCGACGAGTTCGGCGGCCCGATCCCGGTCGGCCCGTTCGCGCTGATCGGCGACGACTCGATCGGCCAGGGCATCGTCGAGACGCTGGCCGGCCAGCGCTCGCCGGCCGTGCTGATGCGCAACCACGGCGTCTTCACCATCGGCGACAGCGCCCGGGCCGCGGTGAAGGCGGCCGTGATGTGCGAAGACGTGGCCCGCACCGTGCACCTGGCCCGGCAGCTCGGCGAGCCCATCCCGATCGACCAGGCCGCGATCGACTCCCTCTACGAGCGGTACCAGAACGTCTACGGGCAGCGTTGA
- the araA gene encoding L-arabinose isomerase, translated as MDDPFAGKEVWFLTGSQGLYGEETLRQVAEQSQRVAAAVDASGEVPVRVVWQPVLTSSDAIRELIGRANESPACVGVITWMHTFSPAKMWIAGLDALRRPLLHLHTQADAALPWATIDMDFMNLNQAAHGDREFAFVLTRLKVPRTTVAGHVSDPAVAARIGSWTRAAAGVAEAGALRLARFGDNMRDVAVTEGDKVEAQLRVGVSVSTWGVNDLVSLVDDVDDAAVDALVAEYLDLYDLAADLRPGGARHGSVRYQARVEAGLREFLSKGSFGAFTTNFEDLGGLRQLPGLAVQRLMAAGYGFGGEGDWKTAALLRVLKVVGAGRPGGTSFMEDYTYHLAPGTPKVLGAHMLEVCPSIAGDRPRVEVHPLSIGGRDDPARLVFTAATGPGVVVGWADLGDRFRWVANEIDLVEPDEPLPNLPVARAVWEPRPDFSTATEGWLTAGGPHHTVLSTAVTADEIGTLADHLGIELVQIDAETTRRGLAKELRWSAAYYRLAQGI; from the coding sequence ATCGACGACCCCTTTGCCGGCAAAGAAGTGTGGTTCCTGACCGGCAGCCAGGGCCTGTATGGCGAGGAAACCCTCCGTCAGGTCGCCGAGCAGTCGCAGCGGGTGGCGGCCGCTGTCGACGCGTCCGGCGAGGTGCCGGTCCGGGTGGTCTGGCAGCCGGTGCTGACCAGCTCCGACGCGATCCGCGAGCTGATCGGCCGGGCCAACGAGTCACCCGCGTGCGTCGGGGTGATCACCTGGATGCACACGTTCTCGCCGGCCAAGATGTGGATCGCCGGCCTCGACGCGCTGCGCCGTCCGCTGCTGCACCTGCACACCCAGGCCGACGCCGCCCTGCCGTGGGCGACCATCGACATGGACTTCATGAACCTCAACCAGGCCGCGCACGGCGACCGGGAGTTCGCCTTCGTGCTGACCCGGCTGAAGGTGCCCCGGACGACCGTCGCCGGGCACGTGAGCGACCCGGCGGTCGCCGCGCGGATCGGCTCGTGGACCCGGGCCGCCGCCGGCGTGGCCGAGGCCGGCGCGCTGCGCCTGGCCCGGTTCGGCGACAACATGCGCGACGTCGCGGTGACCGAGGGCGACAAGGTCGAGGCCCAGCTCCGGGTCGGCGTCTCGGTCAGCACCTGGGGTGTCAACGACCTGGTGTCGCTTGTGGACGATGTCGACGACGCGGCCGTCGACGCGCTGGTCGCCGAATACCTCGACCTCTACGACCTGGCCGCCGATTTGCGGCCGGGCGGCGCGAGGCACGGCAGCGTCCGCTACCAGGCGCGGGTCGAGGCGGGCCTGCGCGAGTTCCTGTCGAAGGGTTCGTTCGGCGCGTTCACCACCAACTTCGAGGATCTCGGCGGGCTGCGGCAGTTGCCCGGTCTGGCCGTGCAGCGGCTGATGGCCGCCGGCTACGGCTTCGGCGGCGAGGGTGACTGGAAGACGGCCGCCCTGCTGCGGGTGCTCAAGGTCGTCGGCGCCGGCCGGCCCGGTGGCACCTCGTTCATGGAGGACTACACCTACCACCTGGCGCCCGGCACCCCGAAGGTGCTCGGCGCGCACATGCTCGAGGTCTGCCCGTCGATCGCCGGCGACCGGCCCCGGGTCGAGGTGCACCCGCTGTCGATCGGCGGCCGCGACGACCCGGCCCGGCTGGTCTTCACGGCGGCGACCGGCCCCGGCGTGGTCGTCGGCTGGGCCGACCTCGGCGACCGGTTCCGCTGGGTGGCCAACGAGATCGACCTGGTCGAGCCCGACGAGCCCCTGCCCAACCTGCCGGTCGCCCGCGCGGTCTGGGAGCCCCGTCCGGACTTCTCGACCGCGACCGAGGGCTGGCTCACCGCCGGCGGCCCGCACCACACGGTGCTGTCGACGGCGGTGACCGCCGACGAGATCGGCACGCTGGCCGACCACCTGGGCATCGAACTCGTCCAGATCGACGCCGAGACCACCCGCCGCGGGCTGGCCAAGGAGCTGCGCTGGAGCGCGGCCTACTACCGGCTCGCTCAGGGGATCTGA
- a CDS encoding S1 family peptidase: MSSPVIPLESLRDLLKRSTALVLVDGAPRGTAFFVDDRRLLTCEHVVRGGSFAVRPWDGGAGDQEPLAVVDIARDEAHDLALLTVDSPRAAGSHTAVVLGSALHNARYCVAGYRSLSGYAPALETPDAAGHPREEGPGRLQLLELRNILISGGLSGGPVMNLDTGAVVAITRLSHDTGSDVGGAGIPVAQAFASFPVLLPYREQPPVEALAWRGQLKQQKWEALGFTWEMASTVNLYVAGDLRRWRIGLEREGQSPDDDITGNKLGEEVAEALFRWAQRRRVRDKAEVALLGRLLASALFPGRVGEELQRLALADSTLIRLHVEDGSELADIPWELAAVPGVNQGYLSTNDRFQLTRALPHEGGDDRVAAGHSTERVLPVIAQPSEWADSYPTIYRTRRQILWPKDGVLRTNLEDCLRLNGIDFPGVAMNPRYSWVEERMGEQAYAALHYVGFGRVEDGVAQLTFVEEGDPQWVDVEEVLTAAGEHGIRLVVLEFGMAPELQELRPISPRNLCSRLPKGVQAVVATSYPVHPRQYWRFDSGFYEALGRDRSTVESAVQRGRRLVSKDSPVDDAAGFGWFTLLTAGRTGVRLRPPIADRQFLEQGPQQAVRRPGATHHSARQAGHGFIG, encoded by the coding sequence ATGAGCTCGCCGGTCATCCCGCTCGAGTCGCTCCGCGACCTGCTCAAGCGGAGCACCGCGCTGGTGCTCGTCGACGGCGCACCCCGCGGCACCGCCTTCTTCGTCGACGACCGCCGGCTGCTGACCTGCGAGCACGTCGTGCGCGGCGGGTCGTTCGCGGTGCGACCGTGGGACGGCGGTGCCGGCGACCAGGAGCCGCTGGCCGTCGTCGACATCGCCCGTGACGAGGCCCACGACCTGGCGCTGCTCACGGTCGACTCGCCCCGGGCGGCCGGGTCGCACACCGCGGTCGTGCTCGGCAGCGCCCTGCACAACGCCCGCTACTGCGTCGCCGGCTACCGGTCGCTGTCCGGCTACGCGCCGGCGCTGGAGACTCCCGACGCGGCCGGCCACCCGCGGGAAGAGGGTCCGGGCCGGCTCCAGTTGCTGGAGCTGCGCAACATCCTGATCAGCGGCGGGCTCAGCGGCGGCCCGGTGATGAACCTCGACACCGGCGCGGTCGTCGCGATCACCCGGCTCTCCCACGACACCGGCAGCGACGTCGGCGGGGCCGGGATACCCGTCGCGCAGGCGTTCGCGTCGTTCCCCGTGCTGCTCCCCTACCGCGAGCAGCCGCCGGTCGAGGCGCTGGCCTGGCGCGGCCAGCTCAAGCAGCAGAAATGGGAGGCGCTCGGGTTCACCTGGGAGATGGCCTCGACGGTCAACCTCTACGTCGCCGGCGACCTGCGGCGCTGGCGGATCGGGCTGGAACGCGAGGGCCAGTCGCCCGACGACGACATCACCGGCAACAAGCTCGGCGAGGAGGTCGCCGAGGCGCTGTTCCGCTGGGCCCAGCGCCGCCGGGTCCGCGACAAGGCCGAGGTCGCGCTGCTCGGCCGGCTGCTGGCCAGCGCGCTGTTCCCGGGCCGGGTCGGCGAGGAGCTACAGCGGCTGGCCCTCGCCGACAGCACGCTGATCCGCCTGCACGTCGAAGACGGCAGCGAGCTGGCCGACATCCCGTGGGAGCTGGCCGCGGTGCCCGGGGTCAACCAGGGCTACCTGTCGACCAACGACCGGTTCCAACTCACCCGCGCGCTGCCGCACGAGGGCGGCGACGACCGCGTCGCCGCCGGGCACAGCACCGAGCGGGTGCTGCCGGTGATCGCCCAGCCGTCGGAGTGGGCCGACTCCTACCCGACGATCTACCGCACCCGGCGCCAGATCCTCTGGCCGAAAGACGGGGTGCTGCGCACCAACCTGGAAGACTGCCTGCGCCTCAACGGCATCGACTTCCCCGGCGTCGCGATGAACCCGCGCTATTCCTGGGTCGAGGAACGGATGGGCGAGCAGGCGTACGCCGCTCTGCACTACGTCGGTTTCGGCCGGGTCGAAGACGGCGTCGCCCAGCTCACCTTCGTCGAGGAGGGCGACCCGCAGTGGGTCGACGTCGAGGAGGTGCTCACCGCGGCCGGCGAGCACGGCATCCGGCTCGTGGTGCTCGAGTTCGGGATGGCGCCCGAGCTCCAGGAGCTGCGGCCGATCTCGCCGCGCAACCTGTGCAGCCGGCTGCCCAAGGGCGTGCAGGCCGTCGTCGCGACCAGCTACCCGGTGCACCCGCGGCAATACTGGCGGTTCGACTCGGGCTTCTACGAAGCGCTGGGCCGCGACCGGAGCACCGTGGAGAGCGCGGTGCAGCGCGGCCGCCGCCTCGTCAGCAAGGACAGCCCGGTCGACGACGCGGCCGGCTTCGGCTGGTTCACCCTGCTGACCGCCGGCCGCACCGGCGTCCGGCTGCGGCCGCCGATCGCCGACCGTCAGTTCCTGGAGCAGGGCCCGCAGCAGGCGGTCAGGCGCCCCGGCGCGACCCACCACTCAGCAAGGCAGGCCGGTCATGGCTTCATTGGTTGA
- a CDS encoding CU044_2847 family protein, protein MERVVAVRLEDADNVALAVRAEQVGPTLVSDEAIIARLASVTRPIQQVGRELLDALKQVGPDAVTVEIGCGLAIEAGQLIALFGKGKGEASINVTLEWRRDPETP, encoded by the coding sequence ATGGAACGAGTGGTCGCCGTGCGTCTGGAAGACGCCGACAACGTCGCCCTCGCGGTGCGGGCCGAGCAGGTCGGGCCCACCCTCGTCTCCGACGAGGCGATCATCGCCCGGCTGGCCTCGGTCACCCGGCCGATCCAGCAGGTCGGCCGGGAGTTGCTCGACGCGCTCAAGCAGGTCGGCCCCGACGCGGTGACCGTCGAGATCGGCTGCGGGCTGGCCATCGAGGCGGGCCAGTTGATCGCGCTGTTCGGCAAGGGCAAGGGCGAGGCCAGCATCAACGTGACGCTGGAGTGGCGGCGCGACCCGGAGACGCCATGA
- a CDS encoding MerR family transcriptional regulator, which produces MLIGELAEAAGTSTRALRYYESHGLLRAGRSANGYRVYDDAELRVVREIRTLLGIGFGIDDIKPFVACLRAGHPSGDVCPDSVAVLRRKIAEVDAGIDRMREVRDRLQDQLTIAIESRETACFSKTC; this is translated from the coding sequence ATGCTGATCGGGGAGCTGGCCGAGGCGGCCGGAACGAGCACCCGGGCGCTGCGCTACTACGAAAGCCACGGGCTGTTGCGGGCCGGGCGGTCGGCCAACGGCTACCGCGTCTACGACGACGCGGAGCTGCGGGTGGTGCGGGAGATCCGGACGCTGCTCGGCATCGGGTTCGGGATCGACGACATCAAGCCGTTCGTGGCCTGCCTGCGGGCCGGCCATCCGTCCGGCGACGTGTGCCCTGACTCGGTCGCCGTGCTGCGCCGCAAGATCGCCGAAGTCGACGCCGGCATCGACCGGATGCGCGAGGTGCGTGACCGGCTCCAGGATCAGCTGACCATCGCTATCGAAAGCCGGGAGACCGCATGCTTCAGCAAGACCTGCTAG
- a CDS encoding thioredoxin family protein has product MLQQDLLVTVTDETFAAKVLAAPLPVVVDVWAEWCPPCHAISKSLAELAVELDGQMTVATLDADENPATCRAYQVRSLPTLLIFKGGELVSATVGARPKSALRTLLAGHL; this is encoded by the coding sequence ATGCTTCAGCAAGACCTGCTAGTCACCGTCACCGACGAGACCTTCGCCGCGAAGGTGCTCGCCGCGCCGCTGCCGGTCGTCGTCGACGTCTGGGCCGAGTGGTGCCCGCCGTGCCACGCGATCTCGAAGAGCCTGGCCGAGTTGGCCGTCGAGCTCGACGGGCAGATGACCGTGGCGACCCTCGACGCCGACGAGAACCCGGCGACCTGCCGGGCCTACCAGGTGCGCTCGCTGCCCACCCTGCTGATCTTCAAGGGCGGCGAACTGGTCAGCGCGACCGTTGGTGCCCGGCCGAAGTCAGCGCTACGCACGCTGCTGGCCGGGCACCTCTAG
- a CDS encoding sigma factor-like helix-turn-helix DNA-binding protein, which translates to MSVEAIATETGVPANTVKSWLARGRQRLAAQFTEPTTNLEVRDA; encoded by the coding sequence ATGTCGGTCGAGGCGATCGCCACCGAGACCGGCGTGCCCGCCAACACCGTCAAATCCTGGCTGGCCCGCGGGAGGCAACGACTCGCGGCCCAGTTCACCGAACCGACGACCAACCTGGAGGTGCGCGATGCGTGA
- a CDS encoding sigma factor has translation MRDAPSFDEFYRSTSVRTLRYAVAVVGDHTEAQDAVQEAYARAWRRWETVAAHPAPEAWVRLVIGRLARDRWRRLGRLSSLLRHAGPPPNAPPPSENTVMLIKALRALPANQRQVLALH, from the coding sequence ATGCGGGACGCACCGAGTTTCGACGAGTTCTACCGCAGCACCTCCGTGCGGACACTGCGCTACGCCGTCGCGGTTGTCGGCGACCACACCGAGGCACAGGACGCGGTCCAGGAGGCGTACGCCCGAGCCTGGCGGCGCTGGGAAACGGTGGCGGCGCATCCGGCACCGGAAGCCTGGGTCCGGCTGGTGATCGGCCGCCTGGCCCGCGACCGCTGGCGTCGCCTCGGCCGGCTCAGCAGCCTGCTGCGGCACGCCGGGCCACCACCGAACGCGCCACCACCGAGCGAGAACACGGTCATGCTGATCAAGGCACTCCGCGCCCTGCCGGCCAACCAGCGGCAGGTGCTGGCCCTGCACTAG
- a CDS encoding SigE family RNA polymerase sigma factor: MRDAPSFDEFYRTTSVRTLRYAVAVVGDHTEAQDAVQEAYARAWRRWDTVAAHPAPEAWVRLVIGRLARDRWRRLGRLSNLLRHAGPPPNAPPPSENTVVLITALRALPANQRQVLALHYLCDMSVEAIATETGVSANTVKSWLARGRQRLAAQFTEPTTTNLEVRDA; this comes from the coding sequence GTGCGAGACGCACCGAGTTTCGACGAGTTCTACCGCACGACGTCCGTGCGGACGTTGCGCTACGCGGTAGCTGTCGTCGGCGACCACACAGAAGCACAGGACGCGGTTCAGGAGGCGTACGCCCGAGCGTGGCGGCGCTGGGACACCGTCGCCGCGCATCCGGCGCCGGAGGCCTGGGTCCGGCTGGTGATCGGGCGGCTGGCCCGCGACCGCTGGCGCCGCCTCGGCCGGCTCAGCAATCTGTTGCGGCATGCCGGACCACCACCGAACGCGCCACCACCGAGCGAGAACACCGTCGTCCTGATCACCGCGCTGCGGGCGTTGCCGGCCAACCAGCGGCAGGTGCTGGCCCTGCACTACCTGTGCGACATGTCGGTCGAGGCGATCGCCACCGAGACCGGCGTCTCGGCCAACACCGTCAAGTCCTGGCTGGCCCGCGGCCGGCAACGACTCGCGGCCCAGTTCACCGAACCGACGACGACCAACCTGGAGGTGCGTGATGCGTGA
- a CDS encoding elongation factor G → MRTLNLGILAHVDAGKTSLTERILHTAGIIDEIGSVDDGSTQTDSLALERQRGITIKSAVVSFPLDDVTVNLIDTPGHPDFIAEVERVLAVLDGAVLVVSAVEGVQPQTRVLTRALRRLGIPLLVFVNKVDRRGARPAALLGDLARRLELSPQPMGTVHGAGSRAATFAPSAGSPPGLVDLLATRSDALLAAFVADGRVAEGRLRAELAAQTARSWVHPVYAGSAITGTGIPELMAGIRDLLPAASGDPAAAPSGTVFKVERGAGGEKLAYVRMFDGTLTVRDRVPLRNGRVTADAKITGIGVFDGGSLVAGPSVPAGRIAVLRGLAEVRIGDTIGAPRPGGGRHFAPPSLETVVVPDRPGRGGALHAALTQLAEQDPLIDLRRDDVRDETSVSLYGEVQKEVIQATLAEEYGLAVTFRESTTICVERVAGTGAALERITEGPFLATVGLRIEPGPPGSGVVFRLGVELGSMPPAFFAAVEETVHEVLGEGLRGWRVVDALVTMTHSGYWARQSHAHGTFDKSMSSTAGDFRNLTPLVLMTALRRAGTVVEEPVHRFRLDLPADLLGAVLPVLAKLGAVPTGTVTDGPAAVVEGDVPAARVHDLETRLPSLTRGEGVLESAFDHYRPAGRPLPQRPRTDHNPLDRREYLLHVQRRV, encoded by the coding sequence TTGCGCACGCTCAACCTCGGGATCTTGGCACATGTCGACGCCGGTAAGACCAGCCTGACCGAGCGGATCCTGCACACCGCCGGCATCATCGACGAGATCGGCAGCGTCGACGACGGCAGCACGCAGACCGACTCGCTGGCCCTCGAACGGCAGCGCGGCATCACGATCAAATCGGCTGTCGTGTCGTTCCCGCTCGACGACGTCACCGTCAACCTGATCGACACACCCGGCCATCCCGACTTCATCGCCGAGGTGGAGCGGGTGCTCGCCGTGCTCGACGGCGCGGTCCTGGTCGTCTCGGCCGTCGAGGGTGTGCAGCCGCAGACCCGGGTGTTGACCCGGGCGCTGCGCCGCCTCGGCATCCCGCTGCTGGTCTTCGTCAACAAGGTCGACCGCCGCGGCGCCCGGCCCGCCGCCCTGCTCGGCGACCTCGCGCGCCGGCTCGAGCTCAGCCCGCAACCGATGGGCACCGTCCACGGTGCCGGCAGCCGCGCCGCCACGTTCGCGCCGAGCGCCGGCAGCCCGCCCGGCCTCGTCGACCTGCTCGCCACCCGCTCCGACGCGCTGCTCGCGGCGTTCGTCGCCGACGGCCGGGTCGCCGAGGGCCGGCTCCGCGCCGAACTCGCGGCACAGACCGCCAGATCCTGGGTGCATCCGGTGTACGCCGGGTCGGCGATCACCGGCACCGGCATACCCGAGTTGATGGCCGGCATCCGCGACCTGCTGCCGGCGGCGTCCGGCGACCCGGCGGCCGCGCCGTCCGGCACGGTGTTCAAGGTCGAGCGGGGCGCGGGCGGCGAGAAGCTGGCCTACGTGCGGATGTTCGACGGCACGCTCACGGTGCGCGACCGGGTCCCGCTGCGCAACGGCCGCGTGACGGCCGACGCGAAGATCACCGGGATCGGCGTGTTCGACGGCGGTTCCCTGGTCGCCGGGCCGTCAGTGCCGGCCGGCCGGATCGCGGTCCTCCGCGGGCTCGCCGAGGTGCGGATCGGCGACACCATCGGTGCGCCGCGCCCCGGTGGCGGTCGGCATTTCGCGCCGCCGTCGCTGGAAACCGTGGTGGTGCCCGACCGGCCGGGCCGCGGTGGTGCGCTGCACGCCGCGCTGACCCAGCTCGCCGAGCAGGACCCGCTGATCGACCTGCGCCGCGACGACGTGCGCGACGAGACCTCGGTGTCGCTCTACGGCGAGGTGCAGAAGGAGGTCATCCAGGCCACCCTGGCCGAGGAGTACGGCCTGGCGGTCACGTTCCGCGAGTCGACGACCATCTGCGTGGAACGGGTCGCCGGCACCGGTGCGGCGCTGGAGCGGATCACCGAGGGGCCGTTCCTGGCCACCGTCGGCCTGCGGATCGAGCCCGGGCCGCCCGGGTCCGGGGTGGTGTTCCGGCTGGGTGTCGAGCTGGGTTCGATGCCGCCGGCGTTCTTCGCCGCGGTCGAGGAGACCGTGCACGAGGTGCTCGGCGAGGGGCTGCGCGGCTGGCGGGTGGTCGACGCGCTGGTGACGATGACGCACTCCGGCTACTGGGCGCGGCAGAGCCACGCGCACGGCACGTTCGACAAGAGCATGTCGAGCACGGCCGGCGACTTCCGCAATCTGACGCCGCTGGTGCTGATGACCGCGCTGCGCCGGGCCGGCACGGTCGTCGAGGAGCCGGTGCACCGGTTCCGCCTCGACCTGCCGGCCGACCTGCTCGGCGCGGTGTTGCCGGTGCTGGCCAAGCTCGGCGCGGTGCCGACCGGCACGGTCACCGACGGGCCGGCCGCGGTGGTCGAGGGCGACGTGCCGGCCGCGCGGGTGCACGACCTGGAGACCCGGCTCCCGTCATTGACCCGGGGCGAGGGCGTGCTGGAGAGCGCGTTCGATCACTACCGGCCCGCGGGACGCCCGCTGCCGCAACGTCCGCGCACCGACCACAACCCGCTCGACCGCCGCGAGTATCTCCTGCACGTGCAGCGGAGAGTTTAG